The following are from one region of the Nicotiana tabacum cultivar K326 chromosome 3, ASM71507v2, whole genome shotgun sequence genome:
- the LOC107760657 gene encoding pto-interacting protein 1, giving the protein MGYSPSSCTDSLEERFHNSHSSKTQNLAVKTNHYELKIKSLIYKMIWDLGLACIIPPRRRRNSVIKNQCKNKDNENGKNLEHNKAWLLAEAGGCGGPELINADPHSVHSSFRFNLCTQVELDESMKLENSCSSSSATTTVLMVNLDNGFTDLNKSDQELKFRKVESLERNISPVVHSLIRFSFNEIVSATRNFSKGRVLGRGALSYVFRGRVGFLRTTVAIKRLDMEDKESPKAFCRELMIASSLHNQYIVPLVGFCIDPEEGLFLVYKYVSGGSLERYLHGKKRGVKGGPALTWSARYKVAVGIAESIGYLHNGTERCVVHRDIKPSNILLSSKKTPKLCDFGLATWTPAPSVHFLCKTVKGTFGYLAPEYFQHGKVSDKTDVYAFGVVLLELLTGRKPIEAKRGPGEENLVSWAKPLLQQDVLEKFLDPRLKVPRKNVHQISRMVQAATACIHSEESRRPDIDEIIDILRGREPDSFTKKKTILPSNSYVIDPQLQQTRNEMKSHLALAMLGVADFEDDDLYFR; this is encoded by the exons ATGGGGTATTCCCCAAGTAGTTGTACTGACTCTTTGGAGGAGCGTTTTCACAACTCACACTCCTCAAAGACTCAAAATTTAGCCGTTAAAACTAATCACTACGAGCTAAAGATTAAATCTTTAATCTACAAaatgatttgggatttgggattaGCCTGTATTATCCCACCTCGTAGACGTCGAAATTCTGTAATCAAGAATCAGTgcaaaaataaagataatgaaaatgGCAAGAATTTGGAGCATAACAAAGCTTGGTTACTTGCAGAGGCTGGAGGGTGTGGTGGTCCAGAGTTGATTAATGCGGACCCACATTCGGTTCACTCTTCTTTTAGGTTCAATTTATGTACTCAAGTTGAGCTTGATGAGTCAATGAAGTTGGAAAATAgctgttcttcttcttctgctaCTACTACTGTGTTAATGGTGAATTTGGATAATGGGTTTACTGATCTTAATAAGTCTGATCAAGAGCTGAAATTTAGAAAAGTTGAGTCTTTAGAGAGGAATATTTCTCCTGTGGTTCATTCCTTGATTAGGTTCAGCTTTAATGAGATTGTTTCTGCTACTAGAAATTTTTCTAAAG GAAGAGTTTTGGGAAGAGGAGCATTGAGCTATGTATTCAGAGGAAGAGTGGGATTTTTGAGGACAACAGTCGCAATTAAGAGGTTAGATATGGAGGATAAGGAATCTCCAAAGGCATTTTGTAGGGAATTGATGATTGCTAGTTCTCTTCATAACCAATACATTGTTCCTCTTGTGGGTTTTTGCATTGATCCAGAGGAGGGTTTATTTTTGGTGTACAAGTATGTATCTGGTGGAAGTTTAGAGCGGTATTTGCATG GGAAGAAGAGGGGAGTTAAAGGTGGTCCAGCACTTACATGGTCTGCTAGGTATAAGGTGGCTGTTGGTATTGCAGAGTCAATTGGGTATTTGCATAATGGGACTGAGAGATGTGTTGTTCACAGAGACATCAAACCCTCAAACATTCTTCTTTCATCAAAGAAAACTCCCAAG TTGTGTGACTTTGGCTTAGCTACATGGACTCCTGCACCTTCAGTACATTTCCTTTGTAAAACTGTGAAAGGAACATTTGG GTACTTAGCCCCAGAATATTTTCAGCATGGTAAAGTGTCTGATAAAACTGATGTTTATGCTTTTGGAGTTGTCCTGTTGGAGCTATTAACTGGACGGAAGCCAATTGAAGCGAAAAGAGGACCAGGAGAAGAAAACTTGGTTTCATGG GCAAAGCCACTACTGCAGCAAGATGTTCTTGAAAAGTTTCTTGATCCAAGACTTAAAGTTCCTCGAAAGAATGTGCACCAAATATCTCGGATGGTTCAAGCAGCAACTGCATGTATACACAGTGAAGAATCTCGAAGGCCTGATATTGATGAGATCATCGACATATTAAGAGGCAGAGAGCCTGATTCCTTCACTAAGAAGAAGACCATTTTACCAAGTAACAGCTATGTGATTGACCCCCAATTGCAGCAGACTAGAAACGAAATGAAGAGTCATTTAGCCTTGGCGATGCTAGGAGTTGCAGATTTTGAGGATGATGACCTTTATTTTCGTTGA
- the LOC107760658 gene encoding polcalcin Nic t 2 → MAEADDPQDIADRERIFKRFDANGDGQISATELGETLQTLGSVTPEEVKYMMDEIDTNKDGFISFQEFIEFARANRGLIRDVAKIF, encoded by the coding sequence atGGCTGAGGCTGACGATCCACAAGATATAGCTGATCGAGAACGAATCTTCAAGCGATTTGATGCAAATGGTGATGGGCAAATATCTGCTACAGAACTTGGGGAGACGTTGCAGACCCTGGGCTCTGTTACTCCTGAAGAAGTTAAGTATATGATGGATGAAATTGACACTAATAAAGATGGTTTCATTTCCTTTCAAGAGTTCATAGAATTTGCCCGAGCCAACAGAGGCTTGATTAGGGATGTTGCTAAAATTTTCTAG